One Fibrobacter sp. UWB16 DNA window includes the following coding sequences:
- a CDS encoding polyphosphate polymerase domain-containing protein produces the protein MAEARGFSLLERFELKYHIPVEWADRIGAFLAPYCEEDYYSKITPGGFYWITNLYLDTPTWTFLGWKKKQLLDRFNMRIRTYGEHPAQDGTFHFEVKRKIRNICYKSRATIKGINPGEVWNMKPEEWPCKSDKDRMYLKDFLYKTELHGAHPRLLTQYKRRAWFGLREEYSRVTIDTGMRFREENGFDYTVDPHYMHSTGLPRFFQPGADAVLELKCPAAQMPYWMFDLIRALNLKHGAFSKFGNAAAEWKRVYENPRRFKSPYWTSLAGNF, from the coding sequence ATGGCTGAAGCCCGTGGATTTAGTCTTCTAGAACGCTTCGAACTGAAGTACCATATCCCCGTCGAATGGGCGGACCGGATTGGTGCGTTCTTGGCGCCGTATTGCGAAGAAGACTACTATTCCAAGATTACTCCGGGTGGATTCTACTGGATTACGAACCTCTACCTGGACACACCGACGTGGACGTTCCTCGGCTGGAAAAAGAAACAGCTCCTGGACCGTTTCAACATGCGTATCCGCACGTACGGTGAACACCCCGCTCAGGATGGTACGTTCCATTTCGAAGTCAAGCGTAAGATTCGCAACATCTGCTACAAGAGCCGTGCAACGATCAAGGGTATCAATCCCGGTGAAGTCTGGAATATGAAGCCCGAGGAATGGCCGTGCAAGAGCGATAAAGACCGCATGTACCTCAAGGATTTCTTGTACAAGACGGAACTCCATGGTGCACACCCGCGACTCCTTACGCAGTACAAGCGGCGTGCATGGTTTGGCCTTCGCGAAGAATACTCCCGCGTGACGATTGACACCGGCATGCGCTTCCGCGAAGAAAACGGCTTTGACTACACTGTGGACCCGCACTACATGCACTCCACGGGGCTCCCGCGATTCTTCCAGCCGGGTGCCGATGCCGTTCTCGAACTCAAGTGCCCGGCAGCCCAGATGCCGTACTGGATGTTCGACTTGATTCGTGCATTGAATTTAAAGCACGGTGCATTCTCCAAGTTCGGGAACGCCGCTGCAGAATGGAAAAGAGTTTACGAAAATCCGCGTCGTTTCAAGAGCCCGTACTGGACTTCTCTCGCGGGAAATTTCTAA
- a CDS encoding HlyD family secretion protein, with protein sequence MNALKMIGKVVVVLALIVLVIMGISQLQQFATQPREQFLQGQMEARRVLVAGKVPGRIERLFVHEGDVVNKDSLVAVISSPEIEAKKMQAQGALGAAKAQASKARNGARSEDITALKAMADRAQEAATLAKNTYNRVQKLYNEGVLPLQKRDEAETQMKASQSAADAARAQYNQAVAGARSEDKAAANALVMQAKGANAEVDAYLEETKIRTPITGEVSLKLAEEGEVVGSGMPIIAVTDLNDSWAVFHLREDYLKNVSKGKKFYLQVPALDKTIEMVVSYIASVGDYATWRSSKESSGFDLKTFEVRMRPTHKVENLRPGMSVLLPADDVQ encoded by the coding sequence ATGAACGCATTGAAAATGATTGGAAAAGTTGTTGTCGTTCTGGCTTTGATTGTGCTCGTCATTATGGGCATCTCCCAGCTCCAACAGTTTGCAACGCAACCGCGTGAACAGTTCTTGCAAGGCCAGATGGAAGCCCGCCGCGTGCTCGTGGCAGGGAAGGTCCCGGGCCGTATCGAACGCTTGTTCGTTCACGAAGGCGATGTGGTCAACAAGGATTCTCTCGTTGCTGTTATCAGCAGCCCGGAAATCGAAGCAAAGAAGATGCAGGCTCAGGGCGCACTCGGTGCTGCCAAGGCTCAGGCCAGCAAGGCTCGCAATGGCGCTCGCAGTGAAGACATCACGGCGCTCAAGGCAATGGCTGATCGCGCTCAAGAAGCCGCAACGCTTGCCAAGAACACTTACAACCGCGTGCAGAAACTCTACAACGAAGGTGTGCTTCCGCTCCAAAAGCGCGATGAAGCCGAAACGCAGATGAAGGCTTCCCAGTCTGCTGCTGATGCGGCCCGCGCTCAGTACAACCAGGCTGTTGCCGGTGCCCGTAGCGAAGACAAGGCCGCAGCAAACGCTCTCGTGATGCAGGCCAAGGGTGCCAACGCCGAAGTTGATGCCTATCTCGAAGAAACCAAGATTCGTACGCCGATTACCGGTGAAGTTTCCCTCAAGCTCGCCGAAGAAGGTGAAGTTGTCGGTTCCGGTATGCCGATTATCGCCGTGACGGACTTGAATGATTCCTGGGCTGTATTCCACCTCCGTGAAGATTACCTCAAGAACGTTTCTAAAGGCAAAAAGTTCTATCTCCAGGTCCCGGCTCTCGACAAGACCATCGAAATGGTCGTAAGCTATATCGCTTCTGTCGGTGACTATGCTACATGGCGCAGCTCCAAGGAAAGCTCTGGCTTTGACCTCAAGACGTTCGAAGTCCGCATGCGCCCGACGCACAAGGTCGAAAACCTCCGCCCGGGCATGAGCGTTTTGCTCCCTGCCGATGATGTTCAGTAA
- a CDS encoding TolC family protein produces the protein MKRYFAFILSGCVAANATSLSLQDALDMAMANNSKIKAEKAKVDIAESGEKEAFARFLPTVSLSAGITKINDPINIDLGRIQQPLSDIAGAAAYSKAYVSTYNGAYSKAYQEALAQAKSLGLDDKSAKAAVDAKSAEIWKGVVNSKDANDAAVQNAEKYGAAATKNINDADFNMKVQDDWFFNARLTVVWPIFTGLKIYSAYDAAKENVNARKAEFEMAQNTVLMDVATKYFTLRLCEELVGMRETTKKDLAEHLERSKKLEEGGQISKTERLRAEVALAEAENAYEDALRDQSLARMALASMLHTDTSLTATTPVESPEDIRSMDEFKALAMEKHPGLRQLRIERKRNQNAISAARADYFPTIALFGYKELYTKDLTILEPEWAIGAKMQWDIFKGGDTRAKVSSAKAMDRSLGSLEEETMDNLKLLVEKRWRELEHAKGRLASLAKTRELADEALRSQNKAYEAGLATGLDVVDAELALSRLQVADLKAHYDAVVAWLGLLEAAGEVSTAGTVLVSKQLVVEKPVAASHPEQSVESSEASAADRHPEQSEGSSEATSATRHPEQSEGSSEVPTGTQPVEQNLETENK, from the coding sequence ATGAAACGGTACTTTGCTTTTATTCTCAGTGGTTGCGTGGCTGCTAATGCGACATCGCTTTCTCTACAGGATGCGTTGGACATGGCCATGGCTAACAATTCAAAAATCAAAGCTGAAAAGGCTAAAGTGGATATTGCCGAAAGTGGCGAAAAGGAAGCTTTTGCCCGATTCCTCCCGACAGTGAGTCTGTCGGCTGGCATTACCAAAATCAATGATCCCATTAATATCGACCTTGGGCGCATTCAGCAGCCCTTGAGCGATATCGCGGGTGCGGCCGCCTATTCCAAGGCTTATGTCTCCACGTACAATGGGGCCTACTCCAAGGCTTATCAGGAAGCTCTTGCTCAAGCAAAGAGCCTGGGTTTAGACGATAAATCTGCAAAAGCCGCTGTGGATGCCAAGTCTGCTGAAATTTGGAAAGGTGTTGTCAATAGCAAAGACGCAAATGATGCCGCAGTGCAAAATGCGGAAAAGTATGGCGCTGCAGCGACCAAGAACATCAACGATGCCGACTTCAACATGAAGGTGCAAGACGATTGGTTCTTTAATGCCCGCTTGACCGTCGTGTGGCCGATCTTTACTGGTCTCAAGATTTATTCCGCTTATGATGCCGCCAAGGAAAATGTGAATGCCCGCAAGGCCGAATTTGAAATGGCGCAGAACACCGTGCTCATGGATGTGGCGACCAAGTACTTTACGCTCCGCCTTTGCGAAGAACTTGTCGGCATGCGCGAAACGACCAAGAAGGACTTAGCGGAACATCTGGAACGTTCCAAGAAGCTCGAAGAGGGCGGCCAAATTAGCAAGACCGAACGCCTCCGCGCCGAAGTGGCCCTCGCCGAAGCCGAGAACGCTTACGAAGACGCCCTTCGCGACCAGTCTCTTGCCCGTATGGCTCTTGCAAGCATGCTGCACACGGACACTAGCCTCACCGCGACAACGCCTGTTGAATCTCCGGAAGACATCCGTTCGATGGATGAATTCAAGGCTCTCGCCATGGAAAAACACCCGGGCCTCCGTCAGCTCCGCATTGAACGCAAGCGCAACCAGAATGCGATTAGCGCTGCCCGTGCCGATTATTTCCCGACAATCGCGTTGTTTGGCTACAAGGAACTTTACACCAAGGACTTGACAATCCTCGAACCGGAATGGGCTATTGGCGCCAAGATGCAGTGGGATATCTTCAAGGGTGGCGATACCCGCGCTAAGGTGAGCTCCGCAAAGGCGATGGACCGTTCTTTGGGTAGCCTTGAAGAAGAAACGATGGACAATTTGAAGCTTTTGGTTGAAAAGCGCTGGCGTGAACTGGAACATGCAAAGGGTAGGCTCGCAAGCCTTGCCAAGACGCGTGAACTTGCTGACGAAGCTTTGCGCAGCCAGAACAAGGCTTACGAAGCAGGGCTTGCTACAGGTCTTGATGTCGTCGATGCAGAGCTTGCTCTTTCTCGCTTGCAGGTGGCTGACCTCAAGGCTCATTACGATGCCGTGGTTGCATGGCTTGGACTCCTCGAAGCGGCCGGCGAAGTCTCTACCGCAGGTACAGTTCTTGTATCTAAGCAGCTTGTAGTTGAAAAGCCTGTCGCCGCTAGTCATCCTGAGCAGAGTGTAGAATCCAGTGAAGCCTCTGCTGCAGATCGTCATCCTGAGCAGAGCGAAGGATCCAGTGAAGCGACTTCCGCAACTCGTCATCCTGAGCAAAGCGAAGGATCCAGTGAAGTCCCGACCGGAACTCAACCGGTTGAACAGAATTTAGAAACGGAGAATAAATAA
- a CDS encoding TolC family protein, whose protein sequence is MKTVSFLTLALTAAAIASPLTWERLIESAKADPRYEAAAKRAEATSKERNLKLWDKVELRYQLDGFSFAKHDFELRVTPQAFGERAADKAHYEAVKNYQQATFAVERSILLYDRYERGVRYVLRQKINEINKQLLQVIQDRIEVLHLKSGSASFNAEDLMTSLEKSASLKANLLSDSTALRDAELKMLSWAPDYDNVYLDSTFLPSMEELAEFLKNGVTVDENFPLVALAKGKRDSDISKAQQDASKDRNYISHVGIGYSLQIESLMEKYKDLEYKDIKNGARYDEFESEWMSKACTKKVQGECASYDASYKLRKLFPDTDNRKTADKFFVNLAFRLPFFDSNKDASLREQVEKLDAESKYLDEVREVNQKVARLTEEVLTLIDQWKVLKEYAEQVNASGFMEQFAHKAGSDPLLLLRARESALESDLKAAKLEYDIFARYLALLDYAGGLARQDVANHLREGIR, encoded by the coding sequence ATGAAGACTGTATCCTTTTTAACGCTCGCACTGACTGCGGCGGCAATCGCAAGCCCTCTCACATGGGAACGCCTGATCGAATCCGCTAAGGCAGATCCGAGGTACGAGGCTGCTGCAAAGCGCGCTGAGGCGACATCGAAAGAACGCAACCTCAAGCTTTGGGACAAGGTGGAACTCCGTTACCAGCTGGACGGTTTTAGCTTTGCCAAGCATGACTTTGAACTTCGCGTGACTCCGCAAGCTTTTGGCGAACGCGCTGCCGACAAGGCACACTATGAGGCCGTTAAGAATTACCAGCAGGCTACTTTTGCCGTTGAACGTTCGATCCTCCTTTACGACCGTTACGAACGCGGCGTGCGCTATGTACTTCGCCAGAAGATTAACGAAATCAACAAGCAGCTTTTGCAGGTTATTCAGGACCGTATCGAGGTTCTCCACCTCAAGTCCGGTTCTGCTTCGTTCAATGCCGAAGACTTGATGACTTCGCTCGAAAAAAGCGCCTCGCTTAAGGCAAACCTGCTTTCGGATAGCACGGCGCTCCGCGATGCCGAACTCAAGATGTTGAGCTGGGCTCCGGATTATGACAACGTCTATTTGGATTCTACGTTCCTCCCGTCGATGGAAGAACTTGCCGAATTCCTGAAGAATGGCGTGACTGTTGACGAAAACTTCCCGCTCGTGGCTCTCGCCAAGGGCAAGCGCGATTCCGATATTTCCAAGGCTCAGCAGGACGCCAGCAAGGACCGCAACTACATTTCTCATGTCGGTATTGGCTATTCGCTCCAGATCGAATCCTTGATGGAAAAGTACAAGGATTTGGAATACAAGGACATCAAGAATGGCGCCAGGTATGACGAGTTCGAATCAGAGTGGATGTCTAAGGCTTGTACTAAGAAAGTCCAAGGGGAATGCGCTTCATACGATGCTTCTTATAAGCTAAGGAAGCTTTTCCCGGATACGGATAACCGCAAGACTGCAGACAAGTTCTTTGTAAACCTCGCATTCCGCTTGCCGTTCTTCGATAGCAACAAGGATGCTTCTCTTCGTGAACAGGTCGAAAAGCTCGATGCCGAAAGCAAGTACTTGGACGAAGTCCGCGAAGTGAACCAGAAGGTCGCCCGCCTCACCGAAGAAGTGCTCACGCTCATCGACCAGTGGAAGGTCTTGAAGGAATATGCCGAACAAGTGAATGCAAGCGGCTTTATGGAACAGTTTGCCCACAAAGCCGGTTCCGACCCGCTCCTTCTTCTCCGCGCCCGTGAAAGTGCACTCGAAAGCGACTTGAAGGCTGCTAAGCTCGAATACGACATCTTTGCACGTTACTTGGCTTTGCTCGATTACGCAGGTGGTCTTGCCCGTCAGGATGTTGCAAATCACCTTCGTGAAGGAATCAGGTAA
- a CDS encoding DUF4956 domain-containing protein, whose product MLDLLAVQSSSTNATIITLAYTLILAFVLSSTIAWTYEKTFLGLSYSRNFVQGIVLSAVVAAMVMQAIGDNVGRGLGMMGALSVVRFRTSFKDPRDIMFIFAALGAGIGCGVYAWGAAVGGTIAFSCVAFLLSRTGLGTKHFFDGMLRFALPNEPKVRGQVEDIMKGNLKTFILITMREVDGGARLDVAYQIRLRATKPAAEILTLLSKVEGISDVQFMMQDATTEM is encoded by the coding sequence ATGCTTGACCTTCTTGCTGTCCAGTCCAGCTCAACAAACGCAACGATTATTACGCTTGCATACACCTTGATTCTCGCGTTCGTCCTGTCTTCGACGATTGCATGGACTTACGAAAAGACGTTCCTCGGACTTTCGTACTCGCGAAACTTTGTGCAGGGCATCGTGCTCAGTGCAGTGGTCGCTGCCATGGTGATGCAGGCTATCGGCGATAACGTTGGTCGTGGTCTTGGCATGATGGGTGCTCTCTCGGTCGTCCGTTTCCGTACGAGCTTCAAGGACCCGCGCGATATCATGTTCATCTTCGCCGCTCTCGGCGCTGGTATCGGTTGCGGTGTTTACGCCTGGGGTGCTGCAGTTGGCGGTACGATCGCTTTCAGCTGTGTCGCGTTCCTCCTCTCTCGCACGGGTCTTGGTACCAAGCACTTCTTTGACGGCATGCTCCGCTTTGCTCTCCCGAACGAACCCAAGGTTCGTGGCCAGGTTGAAGATATCATGAAGGGCAACTTGAAGACGTTTATTTTGATTACGATGCGTGAAGTCGATGGCGGTGCCCGCTTGGATGTCGCCTACCAGATTCGCCTCCGCGCAACGAAGCCCGCTGCCGAAATCCTCACGCTCCTTTCGAAGGTTGAAGGCATTTCGGATGTCCAGTTCATGATGCAAGACGCTACGACGGAAATGTAA
- a CDS encoding lamin tail domain-containing protein, whose product MNTKKWLAVGTCVTALGLFSACSDDETSPVNAVSEPSSSSTITPNSSGDIATSSSDISTGSSSSAKNQNPVLSSSSAEGVVDSTITNMGVSEIMYNAPGGSALEWVEVYIKKGPDITDMQLSNLRLDGAVSFSFPNGSLKKGEYVIVTNDVSLFKQTYSNLPAGCKVYGPWDKDSKTNAVAKLVNEGDVVEVKLRGEGDVSAAFSNLPPWPSLADGNGRTLVYRGSGNEADPNSWGASAVENGNPCSGDDQVLDATTVRLNEIKPYVLNETEGWIELYNYGTAPVDIKGWELESKLKGKKWTVGGANTVVPANGYLLLDASADVFGEGLYLSENGDEIYLYEAAAGVRTGKETSLLIFAGKQSSGIVEVAGGTVAQGAMATETPGAANSALKAGPIFINEIHYHENENDPNDLEFLELVNKGTTDVTLVENVNNTPQGWKIEGVNMEFAAGDVIAAGGKMVLFNDSLKAKEALLRARYSIAETVPVRFYAGKLSNRGETVAVKKPYSYVTKSDNTKQWYYEISDATLYSDRWAGLTETDGKGKSLNRKDFTTSGYGSAVWSALAPTPGK is encoded by the coding sequence ATGAATACAAAAAAATGGCTTGCTGTAGGCACTTGTGTCACCGCTCTTGGCCTGTTCTCAGCCTGCTCCGATGACGAAACTAGCCCTGTCAATGCGGTTTCTGAACCGTCTAGTTCTTCGACAATTACTCCGAATAGCAGTGGTGATATCGCGACCTCTTCTTCTGATATTTCTACTGGGTCGTCGTCTTCTGCGAAAAATCAGAATCCGGTGCTTTCTAGCTCTAGTGCCGAAGGTGTCGTCGATTCTACGATTACGAATATGGGCGTCTCCGAAATCATGTACAATGCGCCGGGTGGCTCTGCATTGGAATGGGTCGAAGTCTATATCAAGAAAGGCCCGGATATTACGGACATGCAACTCAGCAACCTCCGCTTGGACGGTGCTGTGTCTTTCAGTTTCCCGAATGGTTCCTTGAAGAAGGGCGAATACGTTATTGTTACCAATGATGTATCTCTGTTCAAGCAGACTTATTCGAACTTGCCAGCTGGCTGTAAAGTTTATGGCCCGTGGGATAAGGATTCCAAGACGAATGCTGTGGCAAAGCTTGTGAACGAAGGCGATGTCGTCGAAGTGAAACTTCGCGGTGAAGGCGACGTGAGTGCTGCATTCAGTAACTTGCCGCCTTGGCCGAGTCTTGCCGATGGCAATGGCCGTACCCTTGTGTATCGTGGATCCGGTAACGAAGCGGACCCGAACTCTTGGGGTGCTAGCGCTGTTGAAAATGGCAACCCGTGCTCTGGTGATGATCAGGTTCTCGATGCAACTACGGTTCGCTTGAACGAAATCAAGCCGTATGTTCTTAATGAAACTGAAGGCTGGATTGAACTTTACAACTACGGTACCGCTCCTGTCGATATTAAGGGTTGGGAACTTGAATCCAAGCTTAAAGGCAAAAAGTGGACTGTCGGTGGCGCCAATACGGTTGTTCCGGCCAATGGCTATTTGCTCCTCGACGCTTCTGCCGATGTCTTTGGTGAAGGTCTTTACTTGAGCGAAAATGGTGATGAAATTTATCTGTACGAAGCTGCAGCCGGTGTTCGCACGGGTAAGGAAACGAGCTTGCTGATTTTCGCCGGTAAGCAGTCTAGCGGTATTGTCGAAGTTGCTGGCGGTACGGTGGCTCAGGGTGCCATGGCTACGGAAACTCCGGGTGCCGCAAACTCTGCGCTTAAGGCTGGTCCGATTTTCATCAATGAAATCCATTACCACGAAAATGAAAATGACCCGAACGATCTGGAATTCCTTGAACTTGTGAACAAGGGAACAACGGATGTGACGCTTGTTGAAAACGTTAACAACACTCCGCAGGGCTGGAAGATTGAAGGCGTGAACATGGAATTTGCAGCCGGCGATGTGATTGCTGCTGGTGGCAAGATGGTCCTGTTTAACGATTCTCTCAAGGCGAAGGAAGCTTTGCTCCGTGCACGTTATTCGATTGCCGAAACAGTTCCGGTTCGTTTCTATGCAGGTAAACTCTCTAACCGCGGTGAAACTGTTGCCGTCAAGAAACCGTATTCTTACGTGACCAAGTCCGATAACACAAAGCAGTGGTATTATGAAATTTCTGATGCTACGCTTTATAGCGACCGCTGGGCAGGCCTTACAGAAACCGATGGTAAGGGCAAGAGCTTGAACCGTAAGGATTTTACCACATCGGGTTACGGTTCTGCAGTCTGGAGTGCTCTCGCTCCGACTCCGGGCAAGTAA
- a CDS encoding HlyD family secretion protein — protein sequence MNKLEDLLDNFWNTHKNNAGVAYVYTHKLSIAWVACVVFAVMLGFIYQGKAAMFRGIAESSETIISLPSPTEIVKIYVVPGQEVKPGDTIVVINRPDLTLRVAELTRELDALEGRSNLSSAEIDQKVAEVKANLESRRLTLLAEIRNLEAEYESNKAISAKLKSLSNSKSKADGNDAMAMRIKSLKNELAVATRSANEQIALLRGSNKLQKSSGKTEAANIRKELAELRKQQKELTQIAKENWVVGDVNVRDGEKVSSFAPIVTLAHKSPTLIRGYINEQIYENTNLGEAVKVTSLTGKGKAVIGEVVGLSSRIVPFPTRMWKMPEIPVYGREVTIKIPEENKFLLGEMVTITETSKRNLEKQQQKAKK from the coding sequence ATGAATAAGCTCGAAGATCTTCTCGACAATTTCTGGAATACCCACAAGAACAATGCGGGTGTCGCTTACGTCTATACCCACAAGCTTTCTATTGCCTGGGTGGCATGCGTCGTGTTTGCCGTGATGCTCGGCTTTATCTACCAGGGCAAGGCGGCCATGTTCCGTGGTATTGCCGAATCCAGCGAAACGATTATCAGCCTTCCGTCTCCGACCGAAATCGTCAAGATTTACGTGGTTCCGGGCCAGGAAGTCAAGCCGGGCGACACTATCGTGGTTATCAACCGTCCGGACCTTACGCTCCGCGTTGCCGAACTCACCCGTGAACTCGACGCTCTCGAAGGCCGCAGCAACTTGAGCTCTGCCGAAATCGACCAGAAGGTGGCCGAAGTCAAGGCTAACCTCGAATCTCGTCGCCTCACACTTTTGGCTGAAATTCGCAACCTTGAAGCGGAATACGAAAGCAACAAGGCTATTTCTGCCAAGCTCAAGAGCCTCTCGAACTCCAAGTCCAAGGCCGATGGCAACGATGCCATGGCTATGCGCATCAAGAGCCTCAAGAACGAACTTGCTGTTGCAACCAGGAGCGCCAACGAACAGATTGCCCTCCTCCGCGGTAGCAACAAACTCCAGAAGTCTAGCGGCAAGACCGAAGCTGCAAACATCCGCAAGGAACTTGCCGAACTTCGCAAGCAGCAGAAGGAACTCACCCAAATTGCCAAGGAAAACTGGGTTGTCGGTGATGTGAACGTGCGCGATGGCGAAAAGGTCTCGAGCTTTGCTCCGATCGTAACGCTTGCCCACAAGTCCCCGACGCTTATCCGCGGCTACATCAACGAACAGATTTACGAAAACACGAACCTCGGCGAAGCCGTGAAGGTCACGTCTCTTACCGGTAAGGGCAAGGCCGTGATTGGCGAAGTGGTTGGCCTTTCGAGCCGCATCGTGCCGTTCCCGACCCGCATGTGGAAGATGCCGGAAATTCCGGTTTATGGCCGCGAAGTGACCATCAAGATCCCTGAAGAAAATAAGTTCTTGCTTGGCGAAATGGTGACCATCACCGAAACGAGCAAGCGCAACTTGGAAAAGCAGCAACAGAAGGCTAAGAAGTAA